ATCAGGTTTGAGATTCTATCTATTCATTTGGAATACTTCATTTAAATACTGAGATTCAATACATAGACTATACTTACAAAGGTTAGTTTGTAATCTTATAGCGGTATTTTATGAATGCCGTCTTTTAAAGAAAATATTTCCTTTTCAGGAAAAGCCTTTTTTATTTTTCTTACAGTTTCTGCACTGCGTTTACCAGATTGGCAATAGACTAAAACAGGTCTGGAACAACCGGAAATATAATCTAAATGATCCTGTAATTCTTCTACGGGAATATTGATTCCACCAATATTGAAATGCAGATGTTCTTCCGGTGTGCGTACATCTATGATTTCAAAATTGCCCTTCTCCTGCATTAGTTTTTCAAACGTAATCACCTGAACCGTTTGAGCTAAACCAGTAATTTGTACAGAAGTTTTTCTTAATTTAATAATCTGTGTTCTGCCGTTCAGAACATTCATCATCCAGAGTTTTCCAGCCAATGAATCTTCGGGATTTGTAAAATATTTGATAGCTTCATTAGCCTGCATGCATCCAACAATTCCTGCCAAAGTTGGAATAACACCACCTTCTGCACAATTTGGAACCTGCACATTTTCCGCATCGGGAAAAACGTCGCGGTAATTGGGAGAAAAACTGCCATCTTTTTGCTTTACATTCCAAATACTGACTTGCCCTTCATATTGATAAATTGCTCCGTAAACCAAGGGTTTTCCAGATAAAACACAAGCATCATTCAGCAAACATTTTGTTTCAAAATTATCTGTTCCCTCAATGATTAAATCAAAGTCTGAAATCAAATCCATTACATTGTCGGAAGTTACCCGAAAATTGAACGGAATGATTTTTACCGATGGATTTTGTTGCTTTAATTTTTTAGTGGCAATATCAACTTTTGATTTTCCAATATCTTCTGGAGCATATAAAATCTGGCGGTGCAAATTGCTTTCGGAGACGGTATCATCATCCGCAAGACCAATCGTCCCTATACCAGAAGAAACAAGATATTGTGCCGAGGGACAGCCCAATCCGCCCATACCTACAATCAGAATTTTAGCATCATTAAGTAACTCCTGGGAAGAAATACCAAATCCGGGTAAAGCCATCTGGCAATGATAGCGTTCAAGCGGGTCATTCATATGCTTTTATCTTCGGTTAAATTTATTTTCTTAAAATTTCTTTTGCCTTTGCCATATCTTCAGGTGTGTTCACATTCATCAAAGCATCCGGGTTATCCGGTTTCAGGATTAATGTATCACTGTTGATGAGAACTTTTCTGGGACAGGTAATTCCTAATCCTAAAAAGTTCAGGAGCAGAGAATAGCTTTTAGGCTCCCAAATCGTAATCAGTGGTTCTGGAAGTCCATCAAATGGGCTTTCATAAGTGGTTGCTGCTTTTTCGGTATTTCTGTTTTCAATTAAGAATTCTAAAGATCTTTCATCTAATAATGGTAAGTCGCAAGCAACGACCAACCAGGCTTTAACTCTTTGAGAACGTAATGCGGAGAGTATCCCGCCGAAAGGTCCCATATTTAAAAAAGTATCGGTAAGGGCATTGTAAGCTGTGTCAAAATTTTCCAGCTGGTCTTGCCTGCAGGAAATAAAAACTTCATCACAAAACGGATTTAAAAGATCAGCTGCATAATACTTTTGTTCTTTTCCATGCCAATTGATTTTGTCTTTAGGATTTCCCATTCGCTGGCTTTTTCCTCCGGCAAGTACCAGTCCGTTTAATTTGGGGAAATCAGTCTCTTTTGAAATCATTTTTACCTCCTGTTTTTTCTATTAGTTTTATTTCTTTAATCACAATATCATGGCTCAATGCTTTACACATATCATAAATGGTAAGTGCGGCAACAGATGCTCCTGTCAGTGCTTCCATTTCGATGCCTGTTTTCGCTTCAATCTCGGCAGTACAATAGATTTCAACCCCGTTCTGGGAATTGATTTCAATATCTATCTCGCAGTTATCCATACCGATAGGATGGCAAAGGGGAATAAGTTCACCGGTTTTTTTTGCTGCCATTATTCCTGCAATAATTGCGGTTTGGAAAACAGAGCCTTTTTTAGTCTTGAAGTCATCTTTTTGAAGTGCTTTCAGAATATTTTCAGGGAGTATCACAACAGCTTTAGCAATTGCTCTTCGGTGCGTGATCTTTTTGATCCCAACATTTACCATGCCCGGCTGCTCCTTTTTATTAAGATGTGAAAAGTTTGTCATGAGTACAATTAAAAATTATATTTCCATATTTTATACACTTCACCTTTCTTAAACTCAGTTTTTTCCAGGGGAAGTTCTATGAATGCATTAGTCTCTGCAAGGTGGGAAAAATCTCCGGAACCATTGGTATTTACTGATTCAGCGATTAAT
The Chryseobacterium sp. W4I1 DNA segment above includes these coding regions:
- a CDS encoding NTP transferase domain-containing protein — encoded protein: MISKETDFPKLNGLVLAGGKSQRMGNPKDKINWHGKEQKYYAADLLNPFCDEVFISCRQDQLENFDTAYNALTDTFLNMGPFGGILSALRSQRVKAWLVVACDLPLLDERSLEFLIENRNTEKAATTYESPFDGLPEPLITIWEPKSYSLLLNFLGLGITCPRKVLINSDTLILKPDNPDALMNVNTPEDMAKAKEILRK
- a CDS encoding HesA/MoeB/ThiF family protein, with amino-acid sequence MNDPLERYHCQMALPGFGISSQELLNDAKILIVGMGGLGCPSAQYLVSSGIGTIGLADDDTVSESNLHRQILYAPEDIGKSKVDIATKKLKQQNPSVKIIPFNFRVTSDNVMDLISDFDLIIEGTDNFETKCLLNDACVLSGKPLVYGAIYQYEGQVSIWNVKQKDGSFSPNYRDVFPDAENVQVPNCAEGGVIPTLAGIVGCMQANEAIKYFTNPEDSLAGKLWMMNVLNGRTQIIKLRKTSVQITGLAQTVQVITFEKLMQEKGNFEIIDVRTPEEHLHFNIGGINIPVEELQDHLDYISGCSRPVLVYCQSGKRSAETVRKIKKAFPEKEIFSLKDGIHKIPL
- the moaC gene encoding cyclic pyranopterin monophosphate synthase MoaC → MTNFSHLNKKEQPGMVNVGIKKITHRRAIAKAVVILPENILKALQKDDFKTKKGSVFQTAIIAGIMAAKKTGELIPLCHPIGMDNCEIDIEINSQNGVEIYCTAEIEAKTGIEMEALTGASVAALTIYDMCKALSHDIVIKEIKLIEKTGGKNDFKRD